The following proteins come from a genomic window of Plectropomus leopardus isolate mb chromosome 11, YSFRI_Pleo_2.0, whole genome shotgun sequence:
- the LOC121950615 gene encoding troponin I, slow skeletal muscle-like, with amino-acid sequence MSEGPRKPKYSATRRLHLKSKLLKKAASMLVAEREERKHEKERVVNECFPPLALSGLSVQELQDLCKELHRKIDVVDEARYDIEVKVAKNDIEIQTLNQKIIGLKGAKRPNLKRVKKTTDDMLGASIDSSKLMKADFKANLKTVKKEEDKREEVTDWRKNVEAMSGMEGRKKLFNAAQ; translated from the exons ATGTCTGAGGG ACCG AGGAAGCCAAAATATTCAGCGACACGCCGACTGCATTTGAAG TCCAAGCTGCTGAAAAAGGCAGCTTCTATGCTTGTGGCTGAACGCGAAGAGAGGAAACACGAGAAGGAGAGAGTTGTTAATGAGTGCTTCCCTCCGCTGGCGCTGTCAGGTCTGTCAGTCCAGGAGCTCCAG gACCTTTGCAAAGAACTACATCGGAAGATTGATGTTGTAGATGAAGCTCGTTATGACATAGAGGTCAAGgtggccaaaaatgacatagaG ATCCAGACGCTGAACCAGAAGATCATAGGGCTGAAGGGGGCAAAGAGACCCAACTTGAAGAGGGTTAAGAAAACCACAGACGACATGCTGGGTGCATCCATTGACAGTTCCAAACTCATGAAGGCTGATTTCAAGGCCAACCTTAAGACAGTAAAGAAGGAGGAAGACAAG AGGGAAGAGGTGACTGACTGGCGTAAGAACGTGGAGGCCATGTCTGGTATGGAGGGCAGGAAGAAGCTGTTTAACGCAGCACAATAA
- the tnni4b.2 gene encoding troponin I4b, tandem duplicate 2: MSEGQRKSKISASRRLALKTKLLKMAAVMLEKEKEEKKLEREATLGERVPPLQLSGLSMQDLQALCKELHHKIDVVDEERYDIDAKVAKNNKEIENLSLKIFELKGKMKRPALKRVKISADAMLGALLGAKVKESVDFKANLKTVKKEEEKKEEVTDWRKNVEAMSGMEGRKKLFDAGQ; the protein is encoded by the exons ATGTCTGAGGg ACAG CGAAAGTCAAAGATCTCTGCATCTCGCAGACTGGCTCTTAAG aCCAAGCTGCTGAAAATGGCAGCTGTGatgttggaaaaggagaaagaggaaaagaagcTGGAGAGAGAAGCCACTTTGGGTGAGAGAGTCCCCCCACTTCAGCTGTCTGGTTTGTCCATGCAGGACCTTCAG gctCTGTGCAAAGAACTGCACCATAAGATCGACGTGGTAGATGAAGAGCGCTACGACATTGACGCTAAAGTAGCCAAAAATAACAAGGAG ATTGAAAATCTGTCTCTGAAGATATTTGAGCTGAAGGGTAAGATGAAGCGACCTGCTCTTAAGAGGGTGAAGATCTCAGCTGACGCCATGTTGGGAGCTCTGCTGGGAGCTAAAGTCAAAGAGTCTGTGGACTTCAAGGCCAACTTGAAGACTgtgaagaaagaggaggagaag AAAGAGGAGGTGACTGACTGGCGTAAGAACGTGGAGGCAATGTCTGGTATGGAGGGCAGGAAGAAGCTGTTTGATGCTGGACAGTAG